From the Acidobacteriota bacterium genome, one window contains:
- a CDS encoding S9 family peptidase, translating into MLVTAFGLSLAVVLSTGTALAQKQRPMEFGDMLRLKRVGSPALSPDGKWLAFSVSAIDRKSQSSNSDIWIMPAGGGPARQLTTFEKADSEPCWSPDSQSIAFVSTRGGSSQIWMLSLQGGEPRKVTDFFTDVSGLIWSPDGKSMAFTAEIYPDCPLNDAECNKKKYEEAEESKVKAKTATQLLYRHWTSWKEGRRSHIFVVSADSGQVKDVTPGDFDSPPFSIGGADYAFSADGKELAFARNTDGREEAWSTNNDIFVVPVTGGEPKRISTSKGSDINPRYSPDGKYLAWLSQATPKFEADKRNLVLYDRTTKQARMLTETLDLSVDEINWSPDSSKIYFGCEEKGQGPIYVVSVKGNDAKPVFSKGSNHEFNISNDGKTVYFTHNTLTSPSEIYSLSADGSGQPKKLTSFNDEALAEIDFGKVEELWSEGDGGAKVHSWVVKPPKFREGKKYPTIFLIHGGPQGAWNNGWSYRWNPQLFAAPGYVVVAINPRGSTGYGQQFTNEISKDWGGKVVTDINGAIDAAIKQGSVDPDRMGAAGGSYGGYMVNWLLGHSNRFKALVSHAGVYNLESMYGVTEELWFAEWEFNGNPWDNPELFEKWSPHKSAKNFKTPTLVIHGELDYRVPIDQGMQLFTALQRQGVPSKLVVYPDEGHWILKPANSRFWYKNVHEWFATYLKP; encoded by the coding sequence CTGTCCCCCGATGGGAAGTGGCTGGCATTTTCGGTTTCAGCCATTGACCGAAAATCCCAAAGTTCAAATTCGGATATCTGGATTATGCCGGCGGGTGGCGGTCCGGCACGCCAATTAACAACATTCGAAAAAGCTGACAGCGAACCCTGCTGGTCACCTGATAGCCAGTCTATCGCGTTTGTCTCAACCCGTGGCGGTTCATCCCAAATCTGGATGCTCAGCCTGCAGGGCGGCGAGCCGCGCAAAGTAACCGATTTCTTCACCGATGTTTCCGGGTTAATCTGGTCACCAGATGGAAAATCAATGGCCTTCACGGCTGAGATTTATCCAGATTGTCCGCTCAATGATGCCGAATGCAACAAGAAGAAATATGAAGAGGCGGAAGAAAGCAAAGTCAAAGCCAAAACTGCCACGCAGTTGCTCTATCGGCACTGGACAAGCTGGAAAGAAGGCCGTCGCTCGCATATTTTTGTGGTTTCGGCTGATTCCGGTCAGGTCAAAGATGTGACGCCCGGCGATTTTGATTCACCACCGTTTAGCATCGGCGGCGCCGACTATGCCTTTTCAGCCGATGGCAAAGAACTTGCCTTTGCCCGCAACACTGATGGCCGTGAAGAAGCCTGGAGCACCAACAACGACATCTTCGTGGTGCCGGTCACTGGTGGCGAACCAAAGCGCATTTCAACCAGCAAAGGTTCAGACATTAACCCGCGCTACTCGCCAGACGGAAAATACCTGGCCTGGCTGTCACAGGCGACACCCAAGTTTGAAGCCGACAAACGCAATCTAGTGCTCTATGACCGGACCACGAAACAGGCACGAATGTTGACTGAGACCCTGGACCTTTCGGTTGATGAAATCAACTGGTCACCTGACAGTTCAAAAATCTACTTTGGCTGCGAAGAAAAAGGCCAGGGCCCGATTTATGTGGTGTCGGTGAAGGGAAATGACGCCAAACCGGTGTTTTCCAAGGGCTCAAACCATGAATTCAACATTTCGAATGACGGAAAAACGGTCTATTTCACCCACAACACGCTGACCAGCCCGTCAGAAATCTACAGCCTGAGTGCGGATGGCAGCGGCCAGCCAAAGAAACTGACCAGCTTTAATGACGAAGCCCTGGCCGAAATTGACTTCGGCAAGGTCGAAGAACTCTGGTCGGAAGGTGACGGTGGTGCGAAAGTCCACTCCTGGGTGGTCAAACCGCCGAAGTTTCGTGAGGGAAAGAAATACCCGACGATTTTCCTGATTCACGGCGGACCGCAAGGCGCCTGGAACAACGGCTGGAGCTACCGCTGGAATCCGCAATTGTTTGCTGCGCCCGGCTACGTTGTGGTCGCGATTAACCCACGTGGTTCAACCGGTTACGGCCAGCAATTCACCAATGAAATCAGCAAGGATTGGGGTGGTAAAGTTGTTACAGACATCAATGGCGCGATTGATGCGGCCATCAAACAGGGCTCTGTTGATCCTGACCGGATGGGCGCGGCTGGCGGAAGCTACGGCGGCTATATGGTCAACTGGTTGCTGGGTCATTCAAACCGCTTCAAAGCGCTGGTGTCGCACGCTGGCGTCTATAACCTCGAAAGCATGTATGGCGTGACCGAAGAACTCTGGTTTGCCGAATGGGAATTTAACGGCAACCCGTGGGACAATCCGGAACTGTTCGAAAAATGGTCGCCGCACAAATCAGCCAAAAACTTTAAGACCCCGACACTGGTTATCCACGGCGAACTTGACTATCGCGTGCCGATTGACCAGGGAATGCAGTTGTTTACCGCGCTCCAACGCCAGGGGGTTCCATCAAAGCTGGTCGTCTATCCGGATGAAGGCCACTGGATTTTAAAACCAGCCAACAGCCGATTCTGGTACAAAAACGTCCACGAATGGTTTGCAACCTACCTGAAACCGTAA
- a CDS encoding MFS transporter, whose amino-acid sequence MSPLQGLDLDLTGTVGFAPRLLNDDPSGLKPLSWRLWPYTLSPVLQPNGFFIVRKYFPHITKPILILGLVSLFTDIASEMLYPVAPLFLKSLGASTVLIGALEGFVEFISGLLKGYFGALSDRKGSRAGFVRAGYALSALAKPLPGIWTTVGGVVTGRITDRLGKGMRSAPRDALLASYGGKKSQGAVFGFHRAMDTLGAALGPLLALGFLVLYPNAFRELYLLAFIPSILAVIATFFVSEVPFTPKSDTKPFAPFAVFSYWSASPAAYKRIVIGLTLFAFVNSSDVFLILKAGKVGFSTAAAIGGYVFYNLVYALAAYPLGVLADSFGKRRVLVSGLVLYAVVYAGFALLTQSWHAWVLFAFYGLYAAATEGIAKAWMADLVPNEDRGKAIGLQTMLASFGTLVASLVAGILWDYISPNAPFWLAAVGAIAAIPLLKKSVPPA is encoded by the coding sequence ATGTCGCCCTTGCAGGGCTTGGATCTCGATCTGACCGGGACCGTGGGCTTCGCACCACGGCTATTAAACGACGACCCTTCGGGCCTCAAACCCTTATCCTGGCGCTTATGGCCCTATACCCTCAGCCCCGTTCTTCAGCCCAATGGGTTTTTCATTGTGCGCAAATACTTTCCCCACATCACCAAACCCATCCTGATTCTCGGACTGGTGAGCCTCTTTACTGACATTGCCAGTGAGATGCTCTATCCGGTGGCACCGCTTTTTTTGAAAAGTCTTGGTGCTTCAACAGTCTTAATTGGTGCATTGGAAGGGTTTGTTGAATTTATCTCCGGGCTTTTGAAAGGCTATTTCGGCGCACTTTCAGACCGTAAAGGGTCGCGGGCCGGATTTGTCCGGGCTGGATATGCCCTGTCGGCACTGGCCAAGCCGCTTCCAGGCATCTGGACAACAGTTGGAGGTGTCGTCACCGGAAGAATCACTGACCGGCTTGGAAAAGGGATGCGCTCGGCGCCAAGGGATGCACTGCTGGCCAGCTATGGAGGGAAGAAATCTCAAGGCGCCGTCTTTGGATTTCATCGGGCAATGGATACGCTGGGCGCCGCACTTGGACCGCTTCTGGCGCTTGGGTTTCTAGTCCTGTATCCAAACGCCTTTCGTGAATTGTACCTGCTGGCGTTTATCCCCTCGATTCTGGCGGTAATCGCCACCTTTTTTGTCTCCGAAGTTCCCTTCACTCCCAAATCCGACACCAAACCTTTTGCTCCGTTTGCGGTTTTTTCCTACTGGTCAGCGTCACCGGCGGCCTATAAACGCATCGTCATTGGCCTGACGCTCTTTGCCTTCGTCAACAGCAGCGACGTGTTTTTGATTTTGAAAGCTGGAAAAGTTGGATTTTCGACGGCAGCGGCGATTGGCGGGTATGTCTTTTATAATCTGGTGTATGCACTGGCGGCTTATCCACTGGGCGTACTGGCGGATTCATTTGGAAAACGACGCGTGCTGGTGAGTGGACTGGTTCTCTACGCCGTGGTGTATGCCGGCTTCGCCTTGTTGACCCAATCCTGGCACGCCTGGGTGCTCTTTGCCTTCTATGGTCTGTATGCGGCAGCAACTGAAGGAATTGCCAAAGCCTGGATGGCAGATCTTGTACCGAACGAAGACCGTGGCAAAGCGATTGGACTGCAAACCATGCTTGCCAGCTTTGGGACGCTCGTTGCCAGTCTGGTCGCTGGAATTCTGTGGGATTACATCAGCCCTAACGCGCCATTCTGGCTCGCGGCAGTCGGTGCCATCGCTGCTATTCCCCTTCTCAAAAAGTCAGTACCGCCTGCGTGA
- a CDS encoding CHAT domain-containing protein: MSNFHPQHVPIAFPDFHGKAKIQIPISNNLFILSIVFCLTIGCVHSVFGQTSPASSANSTGQPALSDSDEASQKATKLVEEAKQILQERTRPNLERAVTLFQQALTLWQTAKNRAEEARTLNEIGLLLDELGKKPEALEVYGQALPIWRETDNDQGQAEVLANSGKVFDDIGQKQKAIENYELALPLFRKVGDKTGEAITINNLGKVYNNLGEKVKALEYYTQALEALQQLGELQTVAAVSINLGVMYRSVGEFQKSLESYNRALAILENTKGSRPKAFALDAKGYLFDALGDKEKAFEYYEDALGMWKAIGNKQGEGVTLAHIGNYYASQGFTAQALDYYKQSLALSEGAKDRKWIMFTLNFIGQALLKEQKAQEAVSYHEQALGIAREVRDVNLQAFSLNRLGIALLTQGNLEKAAESFQKALELSQQVGDRAEQSDSLFGLAKVNLRQGKQEDARTRLEQVISLVENTRAQLTQEFRTSYFGKSQPYYRLYIDVLMQLHKENPKVGYDRQAFQVSEQSRARSLLELLSESNVNIREGVDPKLVTRETELRQRLTGKFERLARLLTTQFTPEQEIAAKKEIDEVTAEYRQVQDQIRATSPRYAALTQPQTLNVEEIQDSLLDSKTVLVEYALAETRSYAWVITPTEFLSFELPKQSEIEALAEEVYQLLRRPTAELSDFLPDRKLVLSGSTLHVPKEKQNLKKYRDELSIVMTQDLEQLAGMVLQPLAGKLGRGRVLIVPDGALQYIPFGCLPVKKASRSRQTASRLLVAQNEIVMLPSASALSILRKETAGRVAQPVSVAIVADPVFDPRDERFQGKSVTDSQASAESVTLSAQKRIYNRILEREKETGKAEGAQGVVNLQIPRLPFTRVEADQISKLVGAKNSTRLVSFAANRQAITSGELSKYSYIHLATHGLIDADRPDLSALVFSLIDETGKPVDGYLRALDIYNLSLPAELVVLSACETGLGKQIKGEGMVGLTRGFMYAGAKRVIVSLWSVNDEATASLMTSFYRKMINQKQSPAAALRAAQLEMLKNPKWKAPFYWAPFMIQGEFR, encoded by the coding sequence ATGTCAAATTTTCACCCCCAACACGTTCCAATTGCTTTTCCCGATTTTCATGGAAAGGCAAAGATTCAAATTCCTATATCAAACAATCTATTTATTTTAAGCATCGTTTTTTGTCTAACGATTGGATGTGTTCACAGTGTATTTGGACAAACTTCGCCAGCAAGCAGTGCCAATTCAACAGGACAACCGGCTCTGTCGGATTCAGATGAAGCCAGTCAAAAGGCGACCAAACTGGTCGAAGAAGCCAAACAGATCCTTCAGGAACGGACGCGACCCAATTTAGAACGGGCGGTCACGCTGTTTCAGCAAGCCCTGACCCTCTGGCAAACCGCCAAAAACCGTGCCGAAGAGGCCCGAACACTCAATGAAATCGGATTGCTCCTTGACGAGTTAGGGAAAAAGCCCGAAGCCCTGGAGGTGTATGGACAGGCACTCCCCATCTGGCGTGAAACCGACAATGACCAGGGGCAGGCTGAGGTTCTGGCCAACTCAGGCAAGGTTTTTGATGATATTGGCCAGAAACAGAAGGCCATTGAAAACTATGAACTTGCCTTGCCGCTCTTTCGCAAAGTCGGTGATAAAACCGGTGAGGCCATTACCATCAATAACTTAGGCAAGGTTTACAACAATCTGGGCGAAAAAGTAAAAGCCCTGGAGTACTACACCCAGGCGCTTGAAGCCCTGCAACAACTTGGTGAATTGCAAACCGTGGCCGCCGTCAGCATCAACCTGGGCGTGATGTATCGCTCAGTTGGTGAATTTCAAAAATCGCTCGAATCCTATAACCGGGCACTGGCAATTTTGGAAAATACCAAAGGGTCGCGGCCCAAAGCCTTTGCACTTGACGCGAAAGGCTATCTCTTTGATGCACTTGGAGATAAAGAAAAAGCGTTTGAGTATTACGAAGATGCGCTGGGAATGTGGAAGGCAATTGGCAACAAACAGGGCGAAGGGGTGACGCTGGCACATATTGGGAATTACTACGCCAGCCAGGGATTTACGGCCCAGGCGCTTGATTACTACAAGCAATCACTGGCTTTGAGCGAGGGCGCCAAAGATCGCAAGTGGATTATGTTCACCTTGAATTTTATTGGCCAGGCTCTCCTGAAAGAGCAAAAAGCCCAGGAAGCGGTTTCCTATCACGAACAGGCACTCGGGATTGCGCGTGAAGTTCGGGACGTGAATTTGCAAGCCTTTTCTCTCAACCGGCTTGGAATTGCTTTGCTCACCCAGGGAAATCTGGAAAAAGCCGCCGAATCATTTCAAAAGGCGCTTGAACTCAGTCAACAAGTCGGTGACCGGGCGGAGCAATCTGATTCGCTGTTTGGGTTGGCAAAAGTGAACCTGCGACAGGGAAAACAGGAGGATGCTCGCACCAGACTTGAACAGGTCATTTCACTGGTCGAAAACACACGGGCCCAACTGACCCAGGAGTTTCGGACCAGCTACTTTGGGAAATCTCAACCATATTACCGGCTTTACATTGATGTGTTGATGCAACTTCACAAGGAAAACCCGAAAGTGGGCTATGACCGTCAGGCATTTCAAGTGAGCGAACAGTCGCGGGCGCGGAGTCTGCTGGAGTTGTTGTCGGAAAGCAATGTGAACATTCGCGAAGGTGTTGACCCAAAGCTGGTGACTCGGGAAACCGAACTCCGGCAACGGTTAACGGGCAAGTTTGAGCGGCTGGCACGATTGCTTACCACTCAGTTCACTCCTGAACAGGAAATCGCCGCCAAGAAAGAAATTGACGAAGTCACAGCAGAATACCGGCAGGTACAGGATCAGATTCGCGCTACAAGTCCCCGCTATGCCGCCTTAACTCAACCGCAAACCCTCAACGTTGAGGAGATTCAGGATTCATTGCTTGATTCTAAAACGGTGCTGGTCGAGTACGCACTGGCTGAGACCCGCAGTTACGCGTGGGTGATTACCCCAACCGAATTTCTGAGCTTTGAATTACCGAAACAGTCCGAGATCGAAGCGCTGGCCGAAGAAGTCTATCAACTCCTCCGCCGCCCAACAGCCGAACTGTCAGATTTCTTGCCTGATCGAAAACTTGTGTTGTCTGGCTCGACCCTTCACGTTCCAAAAGAGAAGCAAAATCTCAAAAAATACAGGGATGAGTTATCAATTGTGATGACTCAGGATTTGGAACAACTTGCCGGAATGGTGCTTCAGCCACTGGCGGGGAAGCTTGGTCGTGGACGGGTGCTGATTGTGCCGGATGGGGCGTTGCAATACATTCCGTTTGGCTGCCTGCCGGTGAAGAAAGCGTCGCGTTCCAGGCAAACTGCTTCCCGGTTGCTGGTGGCTCAGAACGAAATCGTGATGTTGCCATCGGCTTCCGCACTCTCAATTCTGAGAAAAGAAACAGCGGGAAGAGTCGCCCAACCGGTGTCGGTGGCTATCGTGGCCGATCCGGTCTTTGACCCACGGGATGAACGATTTCAAGGAAAGTCAGTGACTGACTCCCAGGCATCAGCCGAATCGGTGACGCTTTCAGCCCAAAAGCGCATCTACAATCGCATCTTGGAGCGCGAAAAAGAGACTGGTAAAGCCGAAGGGGCGCAAGGGGTTGTGAACCTGCAGATTCCCCGGTTGCCATTTACCAGGGTCGAAGCTGATCAAATCTCAAAGCTGGTCGGCGCCAAAAACAGCACCCGTCTGGTGAGCTTTGCCGCCAATCGTCAGGCAATTACCAGCGGAGAATTAAGTAAATATTCCTACATCCATCTGGCAACTCACGGGTTAATTGATGCTGATCGGCCTGATCTTTCAGCCCTGGTTTTTTCACTGATTGATGAAACTGGAAAGCCGGTGGACGGCTATTTACGGGCGCTTGATATCTATAACCTGTCGCTTCCAGCCGAACTGGTGGTGCTTTCCGCCTGTGAAACCGGGCTTGGGAAACAGATTAAGGGCGAAGGGATGGTTGGATTGACGCGTGGTTTTATGTACGCCGGTGCCAAACGGGTTATTGTGAGTCTCTGGAGCGTCAATGACGAAGCCACTGCCAGCTTGATGACCAGTTTTTATCGAAAAATGATCAACCAGAAACAATCTCCGGCAGCGGCTTTGCGAGCGGCTCAACTGGAAATGCTTAAAAATCCAAAGTGGAAAGCCCCGTTTTACTGGGCGCCGTTTATGATTCAGGGGGAATTCAGATAA